In the Taeniopygia guttata chromosome 12, bTaeGut7.mat, whole genome shotgun sequence genome, one interval contains:
- the LOC100226935 gene encoding man(5)GlcNAc(2)-PP-dolichol translocation protein RFT1 isoform X2, with protein MWCLGACFSGGAGPVGLSDLKSPFQPEQFYGLCFMLLNCISVSQFSLSGSLYWVLIPSSSSTLIEISTSHNTLEVFFHFCHHHLLPQEQTPESEVLFRVVTFGLNAFTLRYLSRELLGVVNVREAFRRACLSGSAKRNWTKTINLLWLTVPLGVFWSLTSGLVWLYLLEVPDPSVVPHYQAGVVAFGLSAIIELLGEPFWVLAQAHLFVRLKVIAESLSVVSKCILTVTLVILYPHWGLYIFCLAQLLYVSVLVMCYVIHFVMFLGSPEATKKSFPVARVKALLPSFVEDETFVNWKEARLTWSFFKQSFLKQILTEGERYVMTFLNVLNFGDQGVYDIVNNLGSLVARFIFLPIEESFYVFFAKALERGKTVKDQKQDDVAMAANVLELLLKLVLLIGLTITVFGYAYSQLALDIYGGSMLSSGTGPDLLRCYSLYVLFLAVNGVTECFTSALMCKEEVDRYNFVMLALSFIFLCISYFLTHRYGSVGFILANCFNMGIRIAHSTHYIHHYFRESTHRPLTGLLPSPALLLVYILSAGVTAFSEVLFCCDKGWMARLIHISTGALCLAATLVTMLCTETKLIHFVRSQFLSRYLKKGT; from the exons ATGTGGTGCTTGGGGGCATGTTTCAGTGGCGGAGCTGGACCGGTTGGGCTCTCTGACCTCAAgagtcctttccaacctgaaCAGTTCTATGGTTTATGCTTCATGCTCCTCAACTGCATTTCTGTTTCCCAGTTTAGCTTATCTGGTAGTTTATACTGGGTTTTAATCCCTTCCAGTTCATCCACCCTTATAGAGATCAGCACAAGCCATAACACACTGGAAgtcttttttcatttctgccATCACCACTTACTGCCACAAGAGCAAACTCCAGAGTCTGAG GTGCTGTTCCGGGTGGTCACGTTCGGGCTGAACGCCTTCACCCTCCGCTACCTGTCCCGGGAGCTGCTCGGCGTGGTCAATGTCAG GGAGGCGTTTCGCAGAGCTTGTTTGAGTGGAAGTGCCAAGAGAAACTGGACCAAAACAATTAATCTCCTGTGGCTGAC aGTCCCTCTTGGTGTCTTTTGGTCTCTTACCTCGGGCTTAGTCTGGCTGTACTTGCTTGAAGTACCCGATCCTTCTGTGGTTCCTCACTATCAGGCTGGTGTAGTGGCATTTGGTCTTTCTGCCATTATTGAACTCCTGGGAGAGCCATTCTGGGTTTTAGCACAAGCTCATTTGTTTGTGAGACTTAAG GTAATTGCTGAAAGCCTTTCAGTAGTGTCAAAATGCATTTTGACAGTTACTTTAGTAATCCTTTATCCTCACTGGGGCCTTTACATTTTTTGCTTGGCTCAG CTTTTATATGTCAGTGTTCTGGTAATGTGCTATGTGATTCATTTTGTCATGTTTTTGGGATCTCCTGAAGCCACAAAGAAATCATTTCCAGTTGCTAGGGTGAAAGCTCTATTACCTAGCTTTGTGGAAGATGAG acctTTGTTAACTGGAAGGAAGCACGCTTGACATGGAGTTTCTTCAAACAATCCTTCTTGAAACAGATTTTGACAGAGG GTGAACGTTATGTGATGACTTTTTTGAATGTGTTAAATTTTGGAGATCAGG gtGTATATGATATCGTGAATAACCTCGGTTCACTGGTGGCCAGGTTTATCTTTTTGCCTATTGAGGAGagcttttatgtattttttgcTAAAGCGTTGGAAAGAGGGAAGACTGTAAAGGACCAGAAGCAG gatgaTGTTGCTATGGCTGCAAATGTACTGGAATTGCTGCTGAAACTTGTGCTCCTGATTGGCCTCACCATTACTGTTTTTGGCTATGCCTATTCTCAGCTGGCTCTGGATATTTATGGAGGCTCAATGCTCAGTTCTGGAACAG GTCCAGATCTCCTCCGGTGTTACTCGTTGTATGTTCTGTTTCTTGCTGTTAATGGAGTAACAGAATGTTTTACATCTGCCTTAATGTGCAAAGAAGAAGTGGACAG gtACAATTTTGTTATGCTGGCATTGTCTTTCATATTTCTGTGCATCTCTTATTTCCTGACCCACCGGTATGGCAGTGTGGGCTTTATCCTTGCCAACTGCTTCAACATGGGCATCAGAATAGCTCACAGCACCCACTACATCCATCACTACTTCAGAGAAAGCACCCACAGACCCCTCACAGGcctgctgccctccccagctctgctgctggtttaCATCCTCAGTGCTGGGGTCACTGCTTTCTCAGAG GTGTTGTTCTGCTGTGACAAGGGCTGGATGGCCAGGCTGATCCACATCAGCACAGGTGCCCTGTGCCTTGCAGCAACCCTGGTTACCATGTTATGCACAGAGACCAAGCTCATCCACTTTGTCAGGAGCCAGTTCCTCTCCCGCTATCTGAAGAAAGGAACATGA
- the LOC100226935 gene encoding man(5)GlcNAc(2)-PP-dolichol translocation protein RFT1 isoform X1 produces MWCLGACFSGGAGPVGLSDLKSPFQPEQFYGLCFMLLNCISVSQFSLSGSLYWVLIPSSSSTLIEISTSHNTLEVFFHFCHHHLLPQEQTPESEVLFRVVTFGLNAFTLRYLSRELLGVVNVRLTLLYSTVVFLAREAFRRACLSGSAKRNWTKTINLLWLTVPLGVFWSLTSGLVWLYLLEVPDPSVVPHYQAGVVAFGLSAIIELLGEPFWVLAQAHLFVRLKVIAESLSVVSKCILTVTLVILYPHWGLYIFCLAQLLYVSVLVMCYVIHFVMFLGSPEATKKSFPVARVKALLPSFVEDETFVNWKEARLTWSFFKQSFLKQILTEGERYVMTFLNVLNFGDQGVYDIVNNLGSLVARFIFLPIEESFYVFFAKALERGKTVKDQKQDDVAMAANVLELLLKLVLLIGLTITVFGYAYSQLALDIYGGSMLSSGTGPDLLRCYSLYVLFLAVNGVTECFTSALMCKEEVDRYNFVMLALSFIFLCISYFLTHRYGSVGFILANCFNMGIRIAHSTHYIHHYFRESTHRPLTGLLPSPALLLVYILSAGVTAFSEVLFCCDKGWMARLIHISTGALCLAATLVTMLCTETKLIHFVRSQFLSRYLKKGT; encoded by the exons ATGTGGTGCTTGGGGGCATGTTTCAGTGGCGGAGCTGGACCGGTTGGGCTCTCTGACCTCAAgagtcctttccaacctgaaCAGTTCTATGGTTTATGCTTCATGCTCCTCAACTGCATTTCTGTTTCCCAGTTTAGCTTATCTGGTAGTTTATACTGGGTTTTAATCCCTTCCAGTTCATCCACCCTTATAGAGATCAGCACAAGCCATAACACACTGGAAgtcttttttcatttctgccATCACCACTTACTGCCACAAGAGCAAACTCCAGAGTCTGAG GTGCTGTTCCGGGTGGTCACGTTCGGGCTGAACGCCTTCACCCTCCGCTACCTGTCCCGGGAGCTGCTCGGCGTGGTCAATGTCAG GCTGACTCTGCTGTACTCAACAGTTGTCTTCCTTGCCAGGGAGGCGTTTCGCAGAGCTTGTTTGAGTGGAAGTGCCAAGAGAAACTGGACCAAAACAATTAATCTCCTGTGGCTGAC aGTCCCTCTTGGTGTCTTTTGGTCTCTTACCTCGGGCTTAGTCTGGCTGTACTTGCTTGAAGTACCCGATCCTTCTGTGGTTCCTCACTATCAGGCTGGTGTAGTGGCATTTGGTCTTTCTGCCATTATTGAACTCCTGGGAGAGCCATTCTGGGTTTTAGCACAAGCTCATTTGTTTGTGAGACTTAAG GTAATTGCTGAAAGCCTTTCAGTAGTGTCAAAATGCATTTTGACAGTTACTTTAGTAATCCTTTATCCTCACTGGGGCCTTTACATTTTTTGCTTGGCTCAG CTTTTATATGTCAGTGTTCTGGTAATGTGCTATGTGATTCATTTTGTCATGTTTTTGGGATCTCCTGAAGCCACAAAGAAATCATTTCCAGTTGCTAGGGTGAAAGCTCTATTACCTAGCTTTGTGGAAGATGAG acctTTGTTAACTGGAAGGAAGCACGCTTGACATGGAGTTTCTTCAAACAATCCTTCTTGAAACAGATTTTGACAGAGG GTGAACGTTATGTGATGACTTTTTTGAATGTGTTAAATTTTGGAGATCAGG gtGTATATGATATCGTGAATAACCTCGGTTCACTGGTGGCCAGGTTTATCTTTTTGCCTATTGAGGAGagcttttatgtattttttgcTAAAGCGTTGGAAAGAGGGAAGACTGTAAAGGACCAGAAGCAG gatgaTGTTGCTATGGCTGCAAATGTACTGGAATTGCTGCTGAAACTTGTGCTCCTGATTGGCCTCACCATTACTGTTTTTGGCTATGCCTATTCTCAGCTGGCTCTGGATATTTATGGAGGCTCAATGCTCAGTTCTGGAACAG GTCCAGATCTCCTCCGGTGTTACTCGTTGTATGTTCTGTTTCTTGCTGTTAATGGAGTAACAGAATGTTTTACATCTGCCTTAATGTGCAAAGAAGAAGTGGACAG gtACAATTTTGTTATGCTGGCATTGTCTTTCATATTTCTGTGCATCTCTTATTTCCTGACCCACCGGTATGGCAGTGTGGGCTTTATCCTTGCCAACTGCTTCAACATGGGCATCAGAATAGCTCACAGCACCCACTACATCCATCACTACTTCAGAGAAAGCACCCACAGACCCCTCACAGGcctgctgccctccccagctctgctgctggtttaCATCCTCAGTGCTGGGGTCACTGCTTTCTCAGAG GTGTTGTTCTGCTGTGACAAGGGCTGGATGGCCAGGCTGATCCACATCAGCACAGGTGCCCTGTGCCTTGCAGCAACCCTGGTTACCATGTTATGCACAGAGACCAAGCTCATCCACTTTGTCAGGAGCCAGTTCCTCTCCCGCTATCTGAAGAAAGGAACATGA
- the LOC100226935 gene encoding man(5)GlcNAc(2)-PP-dolichol translocation protein RFT1 isoform X3: protein MAAQDVLGQTARLASSSALLQVLFRVVTFGLNAFTLRYLSRELLGVVNVRLTLLYSTVVFLAREAFRRACLSGSAKRNWTKTINLLWLTVPLGVFWSLTSGLVWLYLLEVPDPSVVPHYQAGVVAFGLSAIIELLGEPFWVLAQAHLFVRLKVIAESLSVVSKCILTVTLVILYPHWGLYIFCLAQLLYVSVLVMCYVIHFVMFLGSPEATKKSFPVARVKALLPSFVEDETFVNWKEARLTWSFFKQSFLKQILTEGERYVMTFLNVLNFGDQGVYDIVNNLGSLVARFIFLPIEESFYVFFAKALERGKTVKDQKQDDVAMAANVLELLLKLVLLIGLTITVFGYAYSQLALDIYGGSMLSSGTGPDLLRCYSLYVLFLAVNGVTECFTSALMCKEEVDRYNFVMLALSFIFLCISYFLTHRYGSVGFILANCFNMGIRIAHSTHYIHHYFRESTHRPLTGLLPSPALLLVYILSAGVTAFSEVLFCCDKGWMARLIHISTGALCLAATLVTMLCTETKLIHFVRSQFLSRYLKKGT, encoded by the exons aTGGCGGCGCAGGACGTGCTGGGCCAGACCGCCCGGCTGGCCTCGTCCAGCGCCCTGCTGCAG GTGCTGTTCCGGGTGGTCACGTTCGGGCTGAACGCCTTCACCCTCCGCTACCTGTCCCGGGAGCTGCTCGGCGTGGTCAATGTCAG GCTGACTCTGCTGTACTCAACAGTTGTCTTCCTTGCCAGGGAGGCGTTTCGCAGAGCTTGTTTGAGTGGAAGTGCCAAGAGAAACTGGACCAAAACAATTAATCTCCTGTGGCTGAC aGTCCCTCTTGGTGTCTTTTGGTCTCTTACCTCGGGCTTAGTCTGGCTGTACTTGCTTGAAGTACCCGATCCTTCTGTGGTTCCTCACTATCAGGCTGGTGTAGTGGCATTTGGTCTTTCTGCCATTATTGAACTCCTGGGAGAGCCATTCTGGGTTTTAGCACAAGCTCATTTGTTTGTGAGACTTAAG GTAATTGCTGAAAGCCTTTCAGTAGTGTCAAAATGCATTTTGACAGTTACTTTAGTAATCCTTTATCCTCACTGGGGCCTTTACATTTTTTGCTTGGCTCAG CTTTTATATGTCAGTGTTCTGGTAATGTGCTATGTGATTCATTTTGTCATGTTTTTGGGATCTCCTGAAGCCACAAAGAAATCATTTCCAGTTGCTAGGGTGAAAGCTCTATTACCTAGCTTTGTGGAAGATGAG acctTTGTTAACTGGAAGGAAGCACGCTTGACATGGAGTTTCTTCAAACAATCCTTCTTGAAACAGATTTTGACAGAGG GTGAACGTTATGTGATGACTTTTTTGAATGTGTTAAATTTTGGAGATCAGG gtGTATATGATATCGTGAATAACCTCGGTTCACTGGTGGCCAGGTTTATCTTTTTGCCTATTGAGGAGagcttttatgtattttttgcTAAAGCGTTGGAAAGAGGGAAGACTGTAAAGGACCAGAAGCAG gatgaTGTTGCTATGGCTGCAAATGTACTGGAATTGCTGCTGAAACTTGTGCTCCTGATTGGCCTCACCATTACTGTTTTTGGCTATGCCTATTCTCAGCTGGCTCTGGATATTTATGGAGGCTCAATGCTCAGTTCTGGAACAG GTCCAGATCTCCTCCGGTGTTACTCGTTGTATGTTCTGTTTCTTGCTGTTAATGGAGTAACAGAATGTTTTACATCTGCCTTAATGTGCAAAGAAGAAGTGGACAG gtACAATTTTGTTATGCTGGCATTGTCTTTCATATTTCTGTGCATCTCTTATTTCCTGACCCACCGGTATGGCAGTGTGGGCTTTATCCTTGCCAACTGCTTCAACATGGGCATCAGAATAGCTCACAGCACCCACTACATCCATCACTACTTCAGAGAAAGCACCCACAGACCCCTCACAGGcctgctgccctccccagctctgctgctggtttaCATCCTCAGTGCTGGGGTCACTGCTTTCTCAGAG GTGTTGTTCTGCTGTGACAAGGGCTGGATGGCCAGGCTGATCCACATCAGCACAGGTGCCCTGTGCCTTGCAGCAACCCTGGTTACCATGTTATGCACAGAGACCAAGCTCATCCACTTTGTCAGGAGCCAGTTCCTCTCCCGCTATCTGAAGAAAGGAACATGA
- the LOC100226935 gene encoding man(5)GlcNAc(2)-PP-dolichol translocation protein RFT1 isoform X4 yields MAAQDVLGQTARLASSSALLQVLFRVVTFGLNAFTLRYLSRELLGVVNVREAFRRACLSGSAKRNWTKTINLLWLTVPLGVFWSLTSGLVWLYLLEVPDPSVVPHYQAGVVAFGLSAIIELLGEPFWVLAQAHLFVRLKVIAESLSVVSKCILTVTLVILYPHWGLYIFCLAQLLYVSVLVMCYVIHFVMFLGSPEATKKSFPVARVKALLPSFVEDETFVNWKEARLTWSFFKQSFLKQILTEGERYVMTFLNVLNFGDQGVYDIVNNLGSLVARFIFLPIEESFYVFFAKALERGKTVKDQKQDDVAMAANVLELLLKLVLLIGLTITVFGYAYSQLALDIYGGSMLSSGTGPDLLRCYSLYVLFLAVNGVTECFTSALMCKEEVDRYNFVMLALSFIFLCISYFLTHRYGSVGFILANCFNMGIRIAHSTHYIHHYFRESTHRPLTGLLPSPALLLVYILSAGVTAFSEVLFCCDKGWMARLIHISTGALCLAATLVTMLCTETKLIHFVRSQFLSRYLKKGT; encoded by the exons aTGGCGGCGCAGGACGTGCTGGGCCAGACCGCCCGGCTGGCCTCGTCCAGCGCCCTGCTGCAG GTGCTGTTCCGGGTGGTCACGTTCGGGCTGAACGCCTTCACCCTCCGCTACCTGTCCCGGGAGCTGCTCGGCGTGGTCAATGTCAG GGAGGCGTTTCGCAGAGCTTGTTTGAGTGGAAGTGCCAAGAGAAACTGGACCAAAACAATTAATCTCCTGTGGCTGAC aGTCCCTCTTGGTGTCTTTTGGTCTCTTACCTCGGGCTTAGTCTGGCTGTACTTGCTTGAAGTACCCGATCCTTCTGTGGTTCCTCACTATCAGGCTGGTGTAGTGGCATTTGGTCTTTCTGCCATTATTGAACTCCTGGGAGAGCCATTCTGGGTTTTAGCACAAGCTCATTTGTTTGTGAGACTTAAG GTAATTGCTGAAAGCCTTTCAGTAGTGTCAAAATGCATTTTGACAGTTACTTTAGTAATCCTTTATCCTCACTGGGGCCTTTACATTTTTTGCTTGGCTCAG CTTTTATATGTCAGTGTTCTGGTAATGTGCTATGTGATTCATTTTGTCATGTTTTTGGGATCTCCTGAAGCCACAAAGAAATCATTTCCAGTTGCTAGGGTGAAAGCTCTATTACCTAGCTTTGTGGAAGATGAG acctTTGTTAACTGGAAGGAAGCACGCTTGACATGGAGTTTCTTCAAACAATCCTTCTTGAAACAGATTTTGACAGAGG GTGAACGTTATGTGATGACTTTTTTGAATGTGTTAAATTTTGGAGATCAGG gtGTATATGATATCGTGAATAACCTCGGTTCACTGGTGGCCAGGTTTATCTTTTTGCCTATTGAGGAGagcttttatgtattttttgcTAAAGCGTTGGAAAGAGGGAAGACTGTAAAGGACCAGAAGCAG gatgaTGTTGCTATGGCTGCAAATGTACTGGAATTGCTGCTGAAACTTGTGCTCCTGATTGGCCTCACCATTACTGTTTTTGGCTATGCCTATTCTCAGCTGGCTCTGGATATTTATGGAGGCTCAATGCTCAGTTCTGGAACAG GTCCAGATCTCCTCCGGTGTTACTCGTTGTATGTTCTGTTTCTTGCTGTTAATGGAGTAACAGAATGTTTTACATCTGCCTTAATGTGCAAAGAAGAAGTGGACAG gtACAATTTTGTTATGCTGGCATTGTCTTTCATATTTCTGTGCATCTCTTATTTCCTGACCCACCGGTATGGCAGTGTGGGCTTTATCCTTGCCAACTGCTTCAACATGGGCATCAGAATAGCTCACAGCACCCACTACATCCATCACTACTTCAGAGAAAGCACCCACAGACCCCTCACAGGcctgctgccctccccagctctgctgctggtttaCATCCTCAGTGCTGGGGTCACTGCTTTCTCAGAG GTGTTGTTCTGCTGTGACAAGGGCTGGATGGCCAGGCTGATCCACATCAGCACAGGTGCCCTGTGCCTTGCAGCAACCCTGGTTACCATGTTATGCACAGAGACCAAGCTCATCCACTTTGTCAGGAGCCAGTTCCTCTCCCGCTATCTGAAGAAAGGAACATGA